From Candidatus Nanohalococcus occultus:
CATAGCTTTTACTGCGTTGAAAGCAGCGTAGTAACTCCTGGATATAGTTCCTTTCACTTTTCCTCCTTCAAACAAGTACTTAGCTTCGGAAAACATCTCTTCAGCTTCGTTCAAAAGTTCATCTGACTGTCTCATATCTCAATACCTTCATCATCCACATTTTCATGGAAAGAATACCCTGCTTTTAGTTTTTCATTAAAATCTTGGACTTCCAAAACCGTAGGTGAAAAAAGAAGGTTTCTTTCCTCAAACCATTTTCCTGCCAATTCCGAAACTCTTTCCCTATCATAACCGTTCTTTTCATCTACAAGAATAAGCAGATCTATGTCACTTCCCGGAGTATGCTCGTTCCTAGCGTAGCTGCCGTAGAGAATAATCTTCTGAACCCTACCATCTAAAAGCTCCGTTGCCTTATCCGCGAACTCTTGGATTTCCTCATCGGAAGCGATATACATAAACTACAAGTAGACGATAGATGTTAAACCGTTTTCGGCTCTAGTACATCTGA
This genomic window contains:
- a CDS encoding nucleotidyltransferase domain-containing protein; its protein translation is MYIASDEEIQEFADKATELLDGRVQKIILYGSYARNEHTPGSDIDLLILVDEKNGYDRERVSELAGKWFEERNLLFSPTVLEVQDFNEKLKAGYSFHENVDDEGIEI